In Coffea eugenioides isolate CCC68of chromosome 4, Ceug_1.0, whole genome shotgun sequence, the genomic stretch TCCGCCTGGAGCCCTTCAAAGCGTCAGCATATTTTAACAATTCAGATTTCTTAGCATCTGTAGAACTTTGTTGATGTTGATATTGATTTTCTTTGCTTAAATTAGTAACGTCTTCTGAAATAGGATTCATCACTCTATAAACACAGGATGATCCATCACTGCTATTTCTCTGGATACATTCTAAGTTGCTGCTTTCTTCTCCTTTACCACTCTTTGATCCTTGAAGATACGGAAATCTTTGGAGATCCAGAGAAAGTCTAGATGAGCTCTGCGATGAAGTTCTTGATCTGGCATTGAGGCCATCATCACCAGAAGCTGTCCCTGGTGAAACCCCAGCATTGCACACTGGAGAAATACTAGAACTCTTACCCGCCATATACTCCATGGATGGAGCTGACTCTAGTGATGAACTCCGTCTAAGATGGCTACTCCCCTTTCCCCTTAGCAGTTGCATAAGCTTACCAAATATTTTTGTTTTGCTTGAAGTGTTTGTCTTGTTGGTTGATGAACATTCAACAGAAAGATCATCATTTTCACCAGATTCTGTAAGATAGGAAGCTTGGGAGGATGACCACCGGTCAGAATCAAAATCTGCTATACTTATCCCTTTCTCACCCGTGCCTTCTTTCCTTGCATATTCAAGTATTAGCTGCTTGGCTTTCTCCTCGGACTTGGGACTTAAGGATTTGCTTAGATCCCTAGCAACAGTTTTATCAGGGTCAGGCTGGTAGTTTCTCAGCTCATAGCGTAAGCAAGCATTTATCCATCTGAGATAGACTAGTTCTTCAATATCAGAGCAACGAGCTGCTTGGAGTTGCTCAATTTCCCTAGCCTtatcttcattttcttgtcttaAGCGGTTACTTTCACTCTTCAATGCTTCCACCTGTTGCATGAGAAAGTAGATACACATAAATGAAAATGCACTAAGAAGTAACAGGGAAGGTAGAAGAGCTGGAAGAAGACAAATAACCTTTTCGCCATCCAAAACAGAAACAGCGAGGGTCTGCACATATTCCAACTTTTGAGCTAACGCAGAATTTTCTTGCCGCAGAATGTGATTAGACTTCCTTAGTTCCTCTGCCTCCTCCTCGTAATCCTTCAGTTGTTGAAGTTTCAACTGGAGGTCTGGGTCCGTACAAAGAGCCTTCTTTTCCTGGTCCTGTAGCTTTACAACTCTTTCTTGCAACGCTAGGATGTGTTCTCTGTTGTGCTGAGCTTCAGATCTTAGTTTCTTCTTGAGTAGCTTTATCTTTGTTTTTGCAGCTTCGAGTTCCGACACAACTCTTGCATAATCAGCCACTTGTTCCTCAAGCCTCCTCTTATCTGCCTGCAAGGACTCGATTTTAAGATTGAAAAGCTTGGCCTCCATATTGTTTATCTTGAGTCGGTTATGGAGCTCCATGACAGCAGTCTCTTGCTCCTTAAGGCCGTAATACTCCAGCAGTTGAATCTCAAGTGATCTCTCCCTCTCTTTGAGAGTTTTAACCATGTTCCTCAGGCTGTTAAGTTCTTGCTCATGGTCCAGCTTTTGAACACAACTATTTGTTAGCATTTCTACATCCTTGTGGGGAGAAAAGGTAGCCTTCATGGCAGCCAAATCAAATTCCATGACGAGATCATTGAATTCTGGCAAGAGGTACACGTCTTTATCCCCATTAGATCTCTTGCAAGGAGAACAGTTACTGGATAAATTACCACTAGAGGTTTTTGACAACAACGATGGCTCCTGCAGCATAAAGTGCAAACAAAAGTTACCACTAACTGCTTTTAATAGTTAAAGCCTAAATACACTCTTCTAAATCACCAGCTCCATAACACTGAAGGAAATGCTGTCTCTCCCGGACATAAAACCACAAAGGGAAAGATTGAGGACTTGTATCTCTATCTGGCAATCATATGACATAAACTTATGCGTACTTAAAATCACACATTCTGTTTGTAATAAACTGACAATCAAAATTACCCTATCAAGATCATATCTCTCAAATCCTTGACTTAGAGATACACTGGTTATCAAATATAGCAGAATCTTAAATATAACATTTACAGAGGATAATATCACAGCTTCCGTGATAAAACACATTAAATTCCATCTCATGCCACAACTCTTAATCACAACAATCTATTCAACCTCATTCAAATCGTTATTGGGGCAAAAAACAAAAAGCAGACCACAACTATAGTACTATCTTCATGAGGTTGACAAATAACTGTTTCTAAATCCAGTCAATTACCATAAAGGAGAATTAGGAACAAAGAAAAAGGACccagaaatttaaaacaaaagTCCAGTCATCTTACATCTCTCTCAGAAGAAGCTAAGGCAAAATTACAAGAACTGGTTGCTCTAAGCAAGACATGATCATCCTCGTCATTCTTCAGCTCAATCCTTTCCTCAACAGAGTCAACCTGATTCGGATGTTCTGGATTCAACCACACATCCATCATATTGATTCAAGAACACAAAGCAAGAGAGAAATTAACAAAACAGAAGTGCAACAAGGAAAAGAGGGCTAAACCTGGATGAGAAGGCTGTGAAGGTGGGGATCCAGAGGGCTTAACCGTTTTGGTTCTCAAAATAGAAAAGAGAATGCTGCCAACAGAGAAAGCCAGAGCCACCCCAAGTTTGAAGAGTACAGGCCTTATATCCCTCTTCTCCCTCGTCATCATATATAACACAAAAACCAGCTTTGATCCTCAGTAATTTACCGGTTCATGCGTCcccttcttcttcatcatccaTCTAAACCACCCAAACAAATTGAAGACGATTTCACACGACCCTTTTCATAAAACATATCATCAATACGGAAACATACAATCAGAAACTAATGAATAAACGCTTCCAGGAAAGAGACAGGGAAGATGGTCAGGGGGACTTACTGatgaagaagaaggaaagaacTCTTGATTGATGAAGTCTTGGGAGGCCACCATCCAAAAAGGAATCAAAGCAAcaggggaaaaaaagagagaatcaACTTAGAAAATTGGACTTGCAGAGTAGTAATTCTAAGTTTATTTTTGATGGGGATTGTCGAGTTGGCCTGTTGGGTGGAGTTTCCTACACTTTCCTATGTTGGAGGGTTCCTCGTTGAACTATGTGGCTTTGATTTTTGTCTCTTCTCTTCCATATGTGACCTGTTTCTGGCTCGGCGTGGCGTGTAACATGCAGCCTACTTTTTTTTGTAATTGGATATTGGATATTGATTTTGACCCATTGACTAAGAAACCGGCCACGCCTGGAGTGGAGTTTTTGTCTTACGTCGAATTCAGTACTATTTCCCTTTGCAAAAAAGTTAgtactaaattattattgttataACTAACTACAGTATTATATTGAATGCAGGAGTAAGATTGAAAAAGCTTGGGCGggtttaattattttatgtatatttaccTTGCATGTAAATATGGAGGGAGAGAGGGTATCAACTATCAAGAGGAGAAGGGGGTACATGATGATATTGGAttttttattccaaaatattttgcTTTTAGTCTATCATAAACGCAGAAGAAATATAATGCttcctttcttcattttttgagaaataaaaaaagaaaagtagatGTAAATGTGGTTAAGGGGAGCAATAATGATTACCGTTGGTATTGGATTAGCTTTGTCAAGTCCTAAAGACTGACTGACTAGTGGCTGGCTATTAGCCTCTCTCTCCTTGAACGCTCCCGAGGTCTGGTCCCTTTCTTCTCCAATCTTCCAGGAAGCTCCGCTCCGGATCGAATTATTCCATGTTAATTGTTACAGAAGGTATTAGCTTTACGGAACCCTTTTACTTTTACatcaatcatctttttcttgAAGAAGGAAACATTTCCACACAAGACACCAAATTAAATAGTTTTTTCTTTAAAGATCAGAAGCCCAAGGACGGACGCAGTAGTTAGGTACAAACTACAAAGCTGAGAACAACAAACAAACGCGTGGACGGATGAAGAAGCAGAACTTCCACATCATTCTGAAATAAAAGCAAATCTTTTCTCATGAACCAACCAAACCACCACCtactttcaagtttcaactcCACCATCAGTCAGTCATCAATACGCTTTTACTACTATATACAATAAACATCAGAAGCATCAGATTAATGCAGCAGCACAGTTCCCAATGGAAAGCGGGTTCTTGCTCTGCGCCAACAACATAAACCCGATTTACAAATTATGCGTACAGAATTTTCCTCTAGCTCTGTCTCAACCTTTTCGAAAATACCGTGTTAATCATCTCCTTTAGATCCCTACAAGCCAATATCTGCATTCCCTCGAGATCCAAGGTCGACAAAAATTTCTCAGCCAATTCCGGGACAACACACTTCTTGTAACCCAGCTTTGCCAGTGTAGATGCCCTTTTCTCCATTCCTGGTACCTGCAGTTACCAAGAGCACACGTCTGATGTTTCAACTGAACAGATGGGCAAGACACCATCAATAAGGACTCAATAGACAGACAGCACAAATAGAATACTTTTGCTTTCAACTGAAGCATAGGTTACAACTAGTAAAAAAAAGTGTCACCTAAAGAAGCAGACCAAAATGCATTATTCAATAGTTAAACTTATCAGAAATAGGCACAATTGCTTGTACCATTTGACCACTCAAATACTGGTTTTACTAACTCATCAGAGTTTTAAAATCATCACCCAAACAGCAACAAAAGGCTATTTTTCATACACTACAGGAAAAGAAAGATCATAACTTAGAAATTAGAGTCACATCAGTATACATACCATACGAAGTTCCCCACCAAGGCCAATTTCTCCAATGAATGCTACACCACGGGGAATGGGAAACTCCAAGAAACTGGAAGGGCATAAGAAGCTTAATTGAGCAAACCTTTACATCACATTATACAAGATGGGAGAAGCAGTACCACATGGCAAGAGGGAACACAGAAATCATTCCAGAACCAAGTATGCGTTAAGTCAATCACTCAACATTGTAGAAGCAGCAAAGAACCATTTCTCTCCCCCCACCCccaacaaaaccaaaaaaaaattccatgaTTCCAAGGCCATCTAATTGAGACTCAACCTAACAAGATTTGCTCAACCTAGACCCACATAGCGTCACAACTTCAGTAACAGAATAGACTATGATGACTTGTGCAACAAAATGATGGGACATAAACTGTGCACCACCATTCCTTTAACAGCAAATAGGATCAAACATAGCTAGAGCAATACGTATTAGAGATCAACAAAATTAAAGGCATACCTGCTGCAAATTGCAGCCGCTACTGAAAGATCTCCAGCAGTCTCAGACAAGCTAACACCACTAACAACATTAAGAAAAATGCCCTACAACAAAGTAAACAAGTTCAGGATCTCTTGCAAAAAGTCAGCAGACTAACATacacaattttgaaaaattgataAACAACCAAATGTACAAACTATGAGCTATCGATTAAGGTCATTGACAAACATCTTAGGCCATTTATCAGGACATTGTCCAATTCCAAAAAGATGAATGACCACAATACAGATTAAATCTTTCAATCATGAGAATTTCTACATGCTTCACAGAAAATAACTTATTCTTAAGAAGATATGATCATATTATGAATGCCCAGTTGTTTTTGTTTAAGCTAATATTCATCTAACAATGAAGAAAAATGTTTTGAGGGCACATTTTATTTCATTGTCCACATAATCATCTACACTTACTTGTCACAATGTTCTTTTCTATCAGAAATAAGAAACTGCAACAGCCTTCAAGATATTCATTTGTTGAAATTAATAAACAAAAGGGTGACAATTACATTCTCTTGTAGCTTCAGTCCAGCTTGCTTCATAAGAACCTACAATACAATAGGTAAGGGTCAGCTCATTTCCTTGCTTCAGCACACGAAGATAAAATTGATATAAAGAGTATTCCTGGTAGATTTCAATGGGAGACATCAA encodes the following:
- the LOC113768142 gene encoding protein CHUP1, chloroplastic, with translation MMTREKRDIRPVLFKLGVALAFSVGSILFSILRTKTVKPSGSPPSQPSHPEHPNQVDSVEERIELKNDEDDHVLLRATSSCNFALASSERDEPSLLSKTSSGNLSSNCSPCKRSNGDKDVYLLPEFNDLVMEFDLAAMKATFSPHKDVEMLTNSCVQKLDHEQELNSLRNMVKTLKERERSLEIQLLEYYGLKEQETAVMELHNRLKINNMEAKLFNLKIESLQADKRRLEEQVADYARVVSELEAAKTKIKLLKKKLRSEAQHNREHILALQERVVKLQDQEKKALCTDPDLQLKLQQLKDYEEEAEELRKSNHILRQENSALAQKLEYVQTLAVSVLDGEKVEALKSESNRLRQENEDKAREIEQLQAARCSDIEELVYLRWINACLRYELRNYQPDPDKTVARDLSKSLSPKSEEKAKQLILEYARKEGTGEKGISIADFDSDRWSSSQASYLTESGENDDLSVECSSTNKTNTSSKTKIFGKLMQLLRGKGSSHLRRSSSLESAPSMEYMAGKSSSISPVCNAGVSPGTASGDDGLNARSRTSSQSSSRLSLDLQRFPYLQGSKSGKGEESSNLECIQRNSSDGSSCVYRVMNPISEDVTNLSKENQYQHQQSSTDAKKSELLKYADALKGSRRKPTVRKRSVSCTL